TTAATTACGAAATCCCTTCTAGGATAAGGACAAATTCCCCTCGTATATGGCCACTATTTTTTGTAAAGTACGTTGCAAGTTCATGAACACTGCCAGCTTTAATCTCTTCGAATTTCTTGGTTAATTCCCTGCCGATTACCATATGGCGTTTTGGAATAAGTGTTGTCAACTTTTCCAATGTTTTCGTCAGTCTATGCGGCGATTCATAAAAAACAGCAGTATGTTTGATGCCAATTATTTCCTTGAATAAAGTTTCTCGGCCTTTCTTGTGCGGCAGAAATCCATAAAACGTAAACGTAGCAGATGGTATACCAGATGCCGACAAGGCCGTAATACATGCAGACGCACCTGGTATCGGCACAATAGTTATATTGGGGTCATTCAGTTCACGCAGTTTCTTTACAAGCAATACTCCAGGATCTGATATGCAGGGTGTGCCAGCGTCTGTTACGAGTGCCATAGTTTTGCCACTTGCTAATTCTCTCATGAGAGCTTCATGTTTAGCGTCTGTAGTATTACTGTGGTAACTCTGTGTTGGAGTTTTGATGTCATACTTCATCAAAAGCGTCTTAGTCGTACGAGTGTCCTCGCATAATATAAGATCAACTTCCTTGAGTATCCGTAGTGCTCGAAGTGTTATATCTTCAAGGTTCCCGATCGGGGTGGCGACTATATAGAGTATTGCCATAATTTTTCAATTATACCATGTTTAGCTTATAAAATAAGGTGAAATTTCAGATTATTGACAAATATGTTTTAATATGATATACTATGTATACAAATAAATACATCTTATGAAGAAAAAGTTATTCATTCTGTGGCAGTTTTGGGATTTTGGCGAGAATACATAAGCCCCCACTGTAACCTACAGATTAAAGAGGCCTTAGAAACCTCTTCGCTGGGAACCGTCAATGGTTCCCTTTTTTATTTCATAATTAGTGATTCTTCACAGCTTGCACTACAGTAAGATTCAGTTGCTGATTGAGCACATCCTTCACAGCAAATAAAATGCTTGTGGCATGCGAGATTAGCACAGTTCACGTATCGTTCAGATTTCTCACCACAACGCTCACATATCCCTATAACGTTGTGTTTTTCTTTATCATTGAAGTGCATCGTGATTCGATTATCGAAGACATAGAGACTACCTTCGAAATGCTCCCCAGGATATTTCTCCATAAAGGATACTATGCCACCATCGAGTTGATAGACGTCCTTAAATCCTTCCCGTTTGAGATATCCTGACGCTTTTTCACAACGTACGCCACCAGTACAAACCGTCAGTACTGTTTTATTTTTCAAATTTGCAATTTCTTTTACATTCTCTTTGAGATCACGGAAATTCTCCATGCCTGGAAAAACCGTACCCTCAAATTTCCCCACCTTGAGTTCATAGTCATTGCGCATGTCGACGACATAGAATTCTTTGCCTTCGTCGTACCATTTCTTGAGCTCGTGTGGCGGTAAATGGGTACCCGTTATAACATTTGGATTGATATCGCCTTCTTCGCCTAAATGAAGCGATACGATCTCATCACGTACTTTGATTGATAGCCTCGGGAAAGCTTCGCCAGTACCTACACTTTTTTTCCAATGAATCTGTTTAAAACGCTTCCTAGATTGCATCCACGTAATATATTTTTCAATATTTTCTGTCATCCCTTCAAAAGTGCCATTGATGCCTTCAGACGCGATTATCATCCGTCCTTTTAGACCTAGCACTTCACACACAGCACGTTGTCGTGCCATTTCTTCGTCTGGGTTTTCTATGGGTAGGTATTTGTAGAATAGAATAATCGTATACATACGGTTACTATAGCTTTTTTGTTTACTTTTCTAAACTTGACAAAATAATTATTAAAATGCAGTATTAAGGAAACTTTGTATGGCATTACAACTGAAGAAGCCAATTCATCCTGACCTTTGGCTGGTCAGTACATATGTTGCACAGATTGAGCAATGGTCTAAAACAAACAACCTATTGCATGATGAGGTTAAGAGTAACAAAAAAATCCTCATTAAGGCTGTGCAGATTAGTAATGGTTATTGTTGCAATAGGCTCCCTAAAAAGAAAGAAGTTAAGGAAGTTTTAAAGGAATTATTAAAATTGATGCTATTTTGTACAATTCATTTTAAATTAAATGGCAAAACAATTGCAGATGCTACTGTTGAAAGATTGATTATAATTTTCAAAGCAATAGCAGAGACCAACACTCTTTTTTCTGGTCCTAAAGGATTTAGTTTGTTTATGTTCCTTTTGTATAT
The Candidatus Nomurabacteria bacterium genome window above contains:
- the rsmI gene encoding 16S rRNA (cytidine(1402)-2'-O)-methyltransferase, producing the protein MAILYIVATPIGNLEDITLRALRILKEVDLILCEDTRTTKTLLMKYDIKTPTQSYHSNTTDAKHEALMRELASGKTMALVTDAGTPCISDPGVLLVKKLRELNDPNITIVPIPGASACITALSASGIPSATFTFYGFLPHKKGRETLFKEIIGIKHTAVFYESPHRLTKTLEKLTTLIPKRHMVIGRELTKKFEEIKAGSVHELATYFTKNSGHIRGEFVLILEGIS
- a CDS encoding rhodanese-related sulfurtransferase: MYTIILFYKYLPIENPDEEMARQRAVCEVLGLKGRMIIASEGINGTFEGMTENIEKYITWMQSRKRFKQIHWKKSVGTGEAFPRLSIKVRDEIVSLHLGEEGDINPNVITGTHLPPHELKKWYDEGKEFYVVDMRNDYELKVGKFEGTVFPGMENFRDLKENVKEIANLKNKTVLTVCTGGVRCEKASGYLKREGFKDVYQLDGGIVSFMEKYPGEHFEGSLYVFDNRITMHFNDKEKHNVIGICERCGEKSERYVNCANLACHKHFICCEGCAQSATESYCSASCEESLIMK